A window of Cryptomeria japonica chromosome 3, Sugi_1.0, whole genome shotgun sequence contains these coding sequences:
- the LOC131069611 gene encoding uncharacterized protein LOC131069611 has translation MAMQVAGDQRAGAEVYYGSEACKAKSVELLELMGLPKGLLPLEELEESGYVKETGYVWLKQKKKVDHRFKKIGKTVSYAPEITAYVEKHKMKKLTGVKSKEILLWVTICEISIDENSSEKIYFKSSTGIGRSFPVSAFELEEEKD, from the coding sequence ATGGCCATGCAAGTAGCAGGAGATCAGAGAGCAGGAGCAGAGGTTTACTATGGGAGCGAAGCCTGCAAGGCGAAATCTGTGGAACTTCTGGAATTGATGGGTCTTCCAAAGGGCCTTTTGCcccttgaagagcttgaagaatcTGGGTATGTGAAGGAGACTGGTTATGTCTGGCTGAAGCAGAAGAAGAAAGTAGATCACCGATTCAAGAAGATCGGCAAGACGGTGTCGTATGCCCCTGAAATCACCGCCTATGTGGAGAAGCACAAGATGAAGAAGCTCACTGGGGTTAAGAGCAAGGAGATTCTGCTCTGGGTTACTATCTGTGAGATTTCTATTGACGAAAATTCGTCTGAGAAGATCTATTTCAAGAGCTCTACTGGGATTGGGAGAAGTTTTCCTGTAagtgcttttgagcttgaggaggaGAAGGATTAG